A genomic region of Bactrocera dorsalis isolate Fly_Bdor chromosome 3, ASM2337382v1, whole genome shotgun sequence contains the following coding sequences:
- the LOC105233874 gene encoding endocuticle structural glycoprotein ABD-4 yields MNTFLLVCAIGLFLAVTSCQSQHHHGHPNQNNIPRDEKVSDHRDHHRESTTWIPILKYNKEQSEDGSYKTEYETGNNIVHEETGFLKDFSETNPNGVLVQHGQYSYQSPEGDVVNVQYTADENGFRATGDHIPTPPAIPDEIQKGLDQIYAGIKLQQERLEQRAKSDPDFARKLEERRLANKNGQYIGPLENA; encoded by the exons ATGAACACATTT TTGTTGGTATGCGCCATCGGCCTATTCCTTGCAGTCACATCCTGTCAGTCGCAACACCATCACGGTCACCCGAATCAAAATAATATACCGCGCGACGAAAAGGTTTCCGATCATCGGGATCATCATCGCGAAAGCACCACTTGGATACCGATACTCAAGTACAACAAAGAACAGAGTGAAGATGGCAGCTATAAGACCGAATACGAAACCGGCAATAATATTGTGCATGAAGAGACCGGTTTCCTGAAGGATTTCTCAGAGACCAATCCCAATGGCGTGCTGGTGCAGCATGGTCAATACTCTTACCAATCGCCCGAGGGTGATGTCGTCAACGTACAATATACTGCCGATGAGAATGGTTTCCGTGCGACAGGCGATCACATACCCACACCACCCGCCATACCGGATGAAATACAAAAGGGCTTGGATCAAATCTATGCAGGCATAAAATTGCAACAGGAGCGTCTGGAGCAGCGCGCCAAGAGCGATCCTGATTTTGCCAGAAAACTGGAAGAGCGCCGTTTGGCCAATAAGAATGGTCA